One window of the Rhodococcus sovatensis genome contains the following:
- a CDS encoding pirin family protein, which produces MTVEVITPREVPLGGPRAMNVRRTLPTKQRTLIGAWCFADHYGPDDVSQSGGMDVPPHPHTGLQTVSWLFSGEIEHRDSIGSHASVLPGELNLMTAGRGISHSEVSMPNTRILHGMQLWVALPGSARFTAPDFQHYVPEPVSIDGATVRVFLGSLAGDTSSVSTFTPLLGAEIVVDAGASLELAVDETFEHGIIVDTGTVDVENSTLERAELGYIPPGSTSLALRNSGPDEARVLLLGGPPFGEQVIMWWNFMGREHEDIEAYRAAWQSGSSHADGGQFGRVEGYVSKDGTKDFRLPAPELPNTRLTPRA; this is translated from the coding sequence ATGACCGTGGAAGTCATCACCCCTCGCGAGGTTCCTCTCGGCGGACCTCGCGCAATGAACGTCCGACGCACGCTGCCGACCAAGCAGCGGACATTGATCGGCGCATGGTGCTTCGCCGATCACTACGGTCCCGACGACGTATCGCAGTCGGGCGGCATGGACGTCCCACCGCACCCGCACACCGGGCTCCAGACGGTGAGCTGGCTGTTCTCCGGCGAGATCGAGCACCGCGACAGCATCGGCTCACATGCATCCGTGCTGCCCGGCGAGCTCAACCTCATGACAGCCGGACGCGGGATATCGCACTCCGAGGTCTCGATGCCGAACACCCGCATCCTGCACGGCATGCAGCTCTGGGTCGCACTTCCGGGTTCGGCACGATTCACCGCACCCGACTTTCAGCACTACGTACCCGAGCCGGTGTCGATCGACGGCGCAACAGTGCGGGTGTTTCTCGGGTCCCTCGCCGGTGATACCTCGTCGGTCAGCACCTTCACGCCACTGCTGGGTGCCGAGATCGTCGTCGACGCCGGGGCGAGCCTGGAACTGGCAGTCGACGAGACCTTCGAGCACGGAATCATCGTCGACACAGGAACCGTCGACGTCGAGAACAGCACGCTCGAGCGAGCAGAACTGGGATACATCCCGCCAGGCTCAACGTCCCTCGCACTCCGCAATTCCGGTCCCGACGAGGCCCGAGTGCTGTTGCTCGGCGGCCCGCCCTTCGGCGAACAAGTGATCATGTGGTGGAACTTCATGGGGCGCGAACACGAGGACATCGAGGCCTACCGCGCAGCCTGGCAGTCGGGCAGCAGTCACGCAGACGGCGGTCAGTTCGGGAGGGTCGAGGGGTACGTGAGCAAAGACGGCACAAAAGACTTTCGGCTACCTGCGCCTGAGCTTCCGAACACGAGGCTCACACCCCGAGCCTGA
- a CDS encoding MarR family winged helix-turn-helix transcriptional regulator has protein sequence MSLMRRFTADDIWGPISVREYDVLFTLSKCPTHKLRLHDLNDEILLSQPSLSRMCERLDKLGYLTREPDPSDKRGTIVALTDAGLAVQREIGRRHAARIRRYVGDALSDDELTTLEALCTKLRLAQPAISRQEFS, from the coding sequence GTGTCACTGATGCGTCGGTTCACCGCCGACGACATCTGGGGCCCGATCAGCGTGCGTGAATACGACGTCCTCTTCACGCTCAGCAAATGCCCGACTCACAAGCTTCGACTACATGACCTCAACGACGAGATCCTGCTCAGCCAACCATCGCTGAGCAGGATGTGCGAACGACTCGACAAACTCGGCTACCTCACCCGCGAACCCGATCCGAGCGACAAGCGCGGCACCATCGTGGCCCTGACCGACGCAGGACTCGCCGTGCAGCGCGAGATCGGGCGCAGACACGCCGCCCGGATCCGGCGCTACGTCGGCGACGCACTCTCCGACGACGAACTGACGACGCTCGAGGCTCTGTGCACAAAGCTACGACTCGCTCAGCCGGCAATTTCTCGACAGGAGTTCTCATGA
- a CDS encoding LLM class flavin-dependent oxidoreductase — translation MQFGIFSVGDVTVDPTTGRAPTEHERIKSMVTIAKHAEEVGLDVFATGEHHNPPFVPSSPTTMLGYIAAQTEKLILSTSTTLITTNDPVKIAEDYAMLQHLSDGRVDLIMGRGNTAPVYPWFGQDIRQGIPLALENYQLLRRLWTENVVTWKGNFRTPLDSFTSTPRPLDDIPPFVWHGSIRSPEIAEIAAYHGDGFFANNIFWPKEHYIALINLYRERYEHYGHGRADQAIVGLGGQVFMRKNSQDAVNEFRPYFDNAPVYGHGPTMEDFTEQTPLTVGSPQQVLEKTLTFADFFGDYQRQLFLIDHAGLPLKSVLEQLDLLGGEVVPVLRKEFAARRPQGVPENPPTHASMLAEKETTVAV, via the coding sequence TTGCAATTCGGAATCTTCAGCGTCGGCGATGTCACGGTCGATCCCACGACAGGTCGAGCACCCACCGAGCATGAGCGCATCAAGTCGATGGTCACCATCGCCAAGCACGCCGAAGAGGTCGGCCTGGACGTCTTTGCCACCGGTGAACACCACAACCCACCGTTCGTTCCCTCATCGCCGACCACGATGCTCGGCTACATCGCCGCGCAGACCGAGAAGCTGATCCTGTCCACGTCCACGACGCTGATCACCACCAACGATCCGGTGAAGATCGCCGAGGACTACGCGATGCTGCAACACCTGTCCGACGGGCGCGTCGACTTGATCATGGGCCGTGGCAACACCGCGCCGGTGTACCCATGGTTCGGCCAGGACATCCGGCAGGGCATACCGCTGGCCCTCGAGAACTACCAACTTCTCCGACGCCTGTGGACCGAGAACGTCGTGACCTGGAAGGGCAACTTCCGGACTCCTCTCGATAGCTTCACCTCCACACCGCGGCCACTGGACGACATCCCGCCGTTCGTGTGGCACGGCTCGATCCGCAGCCCCGAGATCGCAGAAATCGCTGCCTACCACGGTGATGGATTCTTCGCGAACAACATCTTCTGGCCGAAAGAGCACTACATCGCGCTCATCAACCTCTATCGCGAGCGGTACGAGCACTACGGACACGGCCGCGCAGATCAGGCCATCGTCGGCCTCGGCGGCCAGGTATTCATGCGCAAGAACAGCCAGGATGCCGTGAACGAATTCCGGCCGTACTTCGACAACGCACCCGTCTACGGACACGGTCCGACGATGGAGGACTTCACCGAGCAGACTCCGTTGACCGTCGGTTCACCTCAGCAGGTCCTCGAGAAGACCCTGACGTTCGCCGACTTCTTCGGCGACTACCAGCGGCAACTCTTCCTGATCGACCACGCTGGGTTGCCGCTGAAGTCGGTGCTCGAGCAGCTGGATCTTCTAGGCGGAGAGGTCGTCCCGGTACTACGCAAGGAATTCGCAGCTCGACGTCCTCAGGGCGTTCCGGAGAATCCGCCGACTCACGCGAGCATGCTGGCGGAGAAGGAGACAACCGTTGCCGTCTAG